Proteins from a genomic interval of Oncorhynchus clarkii lewisi isolate Uvic-CL-2024 chromosome 15, UVic_Ocla_1.0, whole genome shotgun sequence:
- the LOC139366937 gene encoding eukaryotic translation initiation factor 5A-1-like isoform X3 — MADTDLDFTTGESGASATIPMQCSALRKNGYVVLKGRPCKIVEMSTSKTGKHGHAKVNMVGIDIFTNKKYEDMCPSTHNMDVPHIKRNEFQLLNITDGFMSLMGDNGDVREDLRVPDSDLGKEIEQKFAASEDILVSVLSAMGEECAVAIKQMTGGK, encoded by the exons ATGGCAGACACTGATCTTGACTTCACCACCGGAGAGTCTGGCGCCTCCGCCACCATTCCTATGCAGTGCTCTGCCCTGCGAAAGAACGGCTATGTGGTGTTGAAGGGACGCCCTTGCAAGATCGTGGAAATGTCCACCTCCAAGACAGGAAAGCACGGACACGCCAAG GTTAACATGGTGGGCATTGACATCTTCACCAACAAGAAGTATGAGGACATGTGCCCCTCCACCCACAACATGGACGTGCCCCACATCAAGAGGAATGAGTTCCAG CTGTTGAACATCACTGATGGGTTCATGTCCCTCATGGGTGACAATGGAGACGTGAGGGAGGACCTGCGCGTGCCTGATTCAGACCTGGGCAAGGAGATCGAGCAGAAGTTTGCCGCTTCAGAGGATATCCTG GTCTCTGTGCTGTCTGCTATGGGGGAGGAGTGTGCTGTGGCCATTAAGCAGATGACCGGTGGCAAATAG
- the LOC139366937 gene encoding eukaryotic translation initiation factor 5A-1-like isoform X2: MPLIHRTMADTDLDFTTGESGASATIPMQCSALRKNGYVVLKGRPCKIVEMSTSKTGKHGHAKVNMVGIDIFTNKKYEDMCPSTHNMDVPHIKRNEFQLLNITDGFMSLMGDNGDVREDLRVPDSDLGKEIEQKFAASEDILVSVLSAMGEECAVAIKQMTGGK, encoded by the exons a TGCCCCTAATCCATCGCACCATGGCAGACACTGATCTTGACTTCACCACCGGAGAGTCTGGCGCCTCCGCCACCATTCCTATGCAGTGCTCTGCCCTGCGAAAGAACGGCTATGTGGTGTTGAAGGGACGCCCTTGCAAGATCGTGGAAATGTCCACCTCCAAGACAGGAAAGCACGGACACGCCAAG GTTAACATGGTGGGCATTGACATCTTCACCAACAAGAAGTATGAGGACATGTGCCCCTCCACCCACAACATGGACGTGCCCCACATCAAGAGGAATGAGTTCCAG CTGTTGAACATCACTGATGGGTTCATGTCCCTCATGGGTGACAATGGAGACGTGAGGGAGGACCTGCGCGTGCCTGATTCAGACCTGGGCAAGGAGATCGAGCAGAAGTTTGCCGCTTCAGAGGATATCCTG GTCTCTGTGCTGTCTGCTATGGGGGAGGAGTGTGCTGTGGCCATTAAGCAGATGACCGGTGGCAAATAG
- the LOC139366937 gene encoding eukaryotic translation initiation factor 5A-1-like isoform X1: MSQLEVPLIHRTMADTDLDFTTGESGASATIPMQCSALRKNGYVVLKGRPCKIVEMSTSKTGKHGHAKVNMVGIDIFTNKKYEDMCPSTHNMDVPHIKRNEFQLLNITDGFMSLMGDNGDVREDLRVPDSDLGKEIEQKFAASEDILVSVLSAMGEECAVAIKQMTGGK, translated from the exons atgagccaattggaag TGCCCCTAATCCATCGCACCATGGCAGACACTGATCTTGACTTCACCACCGGAGAGTCTGGCGCCTCCGCCACCATTCCTATGCAGTGCTCTGCCCTGCGAAAGAACGGCTATGTGGTGTTGAAGGGACGCCCTTGCAAGATCGTGGAAATGTCCACCTCCAAGACAGGAAAGCACGGACACGCCAAG GTTAACATGGTGGGCATTGACATCTTCACCAACAAGAAGTATGAGGACATGTGCCCCTCCACCCACAACATGGACGTGCCCCACATCAAGAGGAATGAGTTCCAG CTGTTGAACATCACTGATGGGTTCATGTCCCTCATGGGTGACAATGGAGACGTGAGGGAGGACCTGCGCGTGCCTGATTCAGACCTGGGCAAGGAGATCGAGCAGAAGTTTGCCGCTTCAGAGGATATCCTG GTCTCTGTGCTGTCTGCTATGGGGGAGGAGTGTGCTGTGGCCATTAAGCAGATGACCGGTGGCAAATAG